From the genome of Candidatus Sulfotelmatobacter sp., one region includes:
- a CDS encoding BamA/TamA family outer membrane protein: MNSRPTMVVLLIAAFGAACAVPAAFARAPVGSGTIDPSAQSKPSIDPIDASADGTNEHSGSGVTPLIAPIPFKNTQVGWGLAVMLGLIHRFDPDTLYKPSTGGIAGFYTENKSWGWMVMEMARIQHDTWRLRGLASHCDINYDFYGIGEDAGNAGKSIPLEQPMNFVAGSALRRFMPSLYAGASVLWLQTSVSLKNNSGVVPPPELEDLSRTDLLAPGVSGEFDTRNDDYWPSRGSIASLKGNFFSSALGSARDFQRYAGAWSWYSGTRFPRTIVATNLNVTAAAGDVPFWAIPSLGGGQYGLRGYTQGRYRDDVVTTAQAELRWHAPNRLGAAVFGGFGQVAPSVSELASAQVLWGGGAGVRLQLTKEYPMHMRLDFAWGKTERLLYFSVGEAF, from the coding sequence GTGAACTCCCGACCGACCATGGTCGTGTTGCTGATCGCCGCATTCGGCGCCGCGTGCGCCGTGCCGGCCGCGTTCGCTCGCGCGCCGGTCGGTAGCGGGACCATCGACCCTTCGGCGCAGTCGAAGCCGAGCATCGATCCGATCGATGCCTCGGCCGATGGCACCAACGAGCACTCGGGGAGCGGCGTCACGCCGCTGATCGCACCGATTCCGTTCAAGAACACGCAGGTCGGCTGGGGGCTGGCCGTGATGCTGGGCCTGATCCATCGCTTCGATCCCGACACGTTGTACAAACCCTCGACCGGCGGGATCGCCGGCTTCTATACCGAGAACAAGAGCTGGGGTTGGATGGTGATGGAGATGGCGCGCATTCAGCACGACACCTGGCGGCTGCGGGGGCTCGCGAGCCACTGCGACATCAACTACGACTTCTACGGCATCGGCGAGGATGCGGGGAACGCCGGCAAGTCCATTCCGCTCGAGCAACCCATGAACTTCGTGGCCGGTTCGGCGCTGCGGCGATTCATGCCGAGTCTGTACGCGGGCGCGTCCGTGCTGTGGCTGCAGACCAGTGTTTCGCTCAAGAACAATTCGGGCGTGGTACCGCCGCCCGAGCTTGAGGATCTCAGCCGGACCGATCTGCTCGCGCCCGGCGTCTCGGGCGAATTCGACACGCGCAACGACGACTACTGGCCGAGCCGAGGATCGATCGCGTCGCTCAAGGGCAATTTCTTCAGTTCGGCGCTCGGCAGCGCGCGGGACTTTCAGCGCTATGCCGGCGCGTGGTCGTGGTATTCGGGAACGCGTTTCCCCCGCACCATTGTCGCGACCAACCTGAACGTGACCGCGGCCGCGGGCGACGTGCCGTTCTGGGCCATCCCCTCGCTCGGCGGCGGGCAGTACGGGCTGCGCGGCTACACGCAGGGGCGCTATCGCGACGACGTCGTGACCACCGCCCAGGCCGAGTTGCGCTGGCATGCCCCGAATCGGCTCGGTGCGGCGGTGTTCGGCGGCTTCGGCCAGGTGGCGCCGAGCGTTAGCGAGTTGGCGAGCGCGCAGGTGCTGTGGGGCGGCGGCGCCGGCGTGCGGCTGCAGCTCACCAAGGAGTACCCCATGCACATGCGGCTCGACTTCGCGTGGGGGAAGACCGAGCGGCTGCTGTACTTCAGCGTGGGGGAGGCGTTCTAG